A single window of Kitasatospora sp. HUAS MG31 DNA harbors:
- a CDS encoding MFS transporter, translating into MTSTAEKGRVVAEDRWSLVAVAGMLSFVAMLDMNIVNIALADLAHGFQVSARTAQWAVLGYQLPLVALLLPAGRWLDRVGTRSAVLLAVTGFALCGAAAAAAPWAAWLITARLAQGTFGAVLFVLMPVLAMRSVRPGLRGRAMSVPATLGPLGAVTGPALGGLLLDHLGWRAIFLVKLPVCLAAWIIARRHAPPGGTLRAPDRASLADAGLIGGAVAALLLALTLSPGSPWWLLLAAPAAPLAAWWLRRPGGRPVRSLLRASGAAGVTTAVLSVAAAFAAMQYLLALHLQREEGFSATATGLTVLCFPLAMGLTGPLGGRLADRLGARPVAVTGASATALGLLLLAPVGDGWSLPDIAWRLALAGTGMGLYGGPTQILVMTAAPPTAMATAGSTVQLARSLGFTLGPALATTACGLGGAGPGGVRAGLALAAAAACLAVPLLALHGRRPARGR; encoded by the coding sequence GTGACCTCCACGGCGGAGAAGGGCCGGGTGGTGGCCGAGGACCGGTGGAGCCTGGTCGCGGTCGCGGGGATGCTGTCCTTCGTGGCGATGCTCGACATGAACATCGTCAACATCGCGCTCGCCGACCTCGCCCACGGCTTCCAGGTCTCCGCCCGGACCGCGCAGTGGGCCGTCCTCGGCTACCAACTGCCGCTCGTGGCCCTGCTGCTGCCCGCCGGGCGCTGGCTCGACCGGGTCGGCACCCGGTCGGCGGTCCTGCTCGCGGTGACCGGCTTCGCGCTGTGCGGCGCCGCCGCTGCCGCCGCACCCTGGGCGGCGTGGCTGATCACGGCCCGCCTCGCCCAGGGCACCTTCGGGGCGGTGCTGTTCGTCCTGATGCCGGTCCTGGCGATGCGTTCGGTCCGACCCGGGCTGCGCGGCCGGGCGATGAGCGTGCCGGCCACCCTCGGCCCGCTCGGCGCCGTCACGGGCCCGGCCCTCGGCGGTCTCCTGCTGGACCACCTCGGGTGGCGGGCGATCTTCCTCGTCAAGCTGCCCGTCTGCCTCGCCGCCTGGATCATCGCCCGTCGCCACGCGCCGCCCGGCGGCACCCTGCGGGCGCCCGACAGGGCCTCGCTCGCCGACGCCGGGCTCATCGGCGGCGCGGTGGCGGCCCTGCTGCTCGCCCTCACCCTCTCCCCCGGATCCCCCTGGTGGCTGCTGCTGGCCGCACCGGCCGCGCCGCTGGCCGCCTGGTGGCTGAGACGACCCGGCGGACGGCCCGTCCGGTCCCTGCTGCGTGCTTCCGGGGCGGCCGGGGTCACCACCGCCGTCCTCTCCGTAGCGGCGGCGTTCGCCGCCATGCAGTACCTCCTCGCGCTGCACCTGCAGCGCGAGGAGGGGTTCAGCGCCACGGCCACCGGGCTGACCGTCCTGTGCTTCCCGCTCGCCATGGGGCTGACCGGCCCACTCGGCGGGCGCCTCGCCGACCGCCTGGGGGCCCGCCCCGTCGCCGTCACGGGTGCGAGCGCCACCGCGCTGGGCCTGCTGCTGCTCGCCCCCGTCGGGGACGGCTGGTCCCTGCCCGACATCGCCTGGCGCCTCGCCCTGGCCGGTACCGGCATGGGCCTGTACGGAGGCCCCACCCAGATCCTGGTGATGACGGCGGCGCCGCCGACCGCGATGGCCACCGCGGGCTCCACCGTCCAGCTGGCCCGCAGCCTCGGCTTCACCCTCGGCCCCGCCCTCGCCACCACCGCATGCGGCCTGGGCGGCGCCGGACCCGGTGGTGTCCGCGCGGGCCTCGCCCTCGCCGCCGCGGCCGCCTGCCTCGCCGTTCCCCTGCTCGCCCTCCACGGCCGGCGCCCCGCCCGAGGCCGCTGA
- the asnB gene encoding asparagine synthase (glutamine-hydrolyzing) translates to MCGITGWVSFHQDVRPGAPVIEAMTATLARRGPDAGGVWLGAHAALGHRRLSVIDLVGGAQPMTDRPGHPQVVLTYSGEVYNHHRLRTELRGRGHHFATCSDTEVVLRAYQEWGDRLVDHLEGMYAFAIWDERRERLLLVRDRLGVKPLYWAPVDGGLAFGSEPKALFAHPDISPRVDADGLREAYSLLFNTGPTVWAGVREVQPGGLLVLDRDGIRESPYWRLQAGPHTDDRNATVEHVRSLVDRAARAQLEADVPLCSLLSGGLDSTVVTALIADELRRTEGPQARLRSYAVDYSDQAEQFTGDVLRTGHDTPFAAEAGAFIGTDHSTVVLDPRALLDPEHRRAVVAARDSPIGVGDMDTSLYLLFGEIRRHSTVALSGEAADEVFGGYPWFHNPQALAARTFPWLLVTGDEAAMPLDPDLARTLRIGEFRDDTYRDALAAVPHLDGEDAVEHRQREMQHLSLTRWLRQLLHRKDRLSMAQGLEVRVPYCDHRLVEYAFNTPWALKSHDGREKSLLRATGRGIVPESVLWRPKNHYPATHHPDYNRGLKDLAREALDAPHVRDIADEGVIKTTLDTPADRLQWGHRLRLERVVDLALWLDHHRPALSL, encoded by the coding sequence ATGTGCGGAATCACCGGCTGGGTGTCCTTCCACCAGGACGTCCGCCCCGGCGCGCCCGTCATCGAGGCGATGACCGCCACCCTGGCCCGCCGCGGCCCCGACGCCGGCGGCGTCTGGCTCGGTGCCCACGCCGCCCTCGGCCACCGCCGGCTGTCCGTGATCGACCTCGTCGGCGGCGCCCAGCCCATGACCGACCGCCCCGGCCACCCTCAGGTGGTGCTCACCTACAGCGGCGAGGTCTACAACCACCACCGGCTGCGCACCGAACTGCGTGGCAGAGGGCACCACTTCGCCACCTGCAGCGACACCGAGGTCGTGCTGCGCGCCTACCAGGAGTGGGGCGACCGGCTGGTCGACCACCTGGAGGGCATGTACGCCTTCGCGATCTGGGACGAGCGGCGCGAGCGGCTGCTGCTCGTCCGCGACCGGCTCGGCGTCAAGCCGCTGTATTGGGCGCCGGTGGACGGCGGCCTCGCCTTCGGTTCCGAGCCCAAGGCCCTGTTCGCCCACCCGGACATCAGCCCGCGCGTGGATGCCGACGGCCTGCGCGAGGCCTACAGCCTGCTGTTCAACACCGGCCCCACCGTCTGGGCGGGGGTGCGCGAGGTCCAGCCCGGTGGCCTGCTCGTCCTCGACCGCGACGGGATCCGCGAGAGCCCGTACTGGCGGCTTCAGGCCGGCCCGCACACCGACGACCGGAACGCCACCGTCGAGCACGTCCGCTCCCTGGTCGACCGGGCCGCGCGAGCGCAGCTGGAGGCGGACGTCCCCCTGTGCAGCCTGCTCTCCGGCGGCCTGGACTCCACCGTCGTGACCGCCCTGATCGCCGACGAGCTGCGGCGCACCGAGGGCCCGCAGGCCCGCCTGCGCTCCTACGCCGTCGACTACAGCGACCAGGCCGAACAGTTCACCGGCGATGTGCTGCGCACCGGCCACGACACCCCGTTCGCCGCCGAGGCCGGGGCGTTCATCGGCACCGACCACTCCACCGTCGTCCTCGACCCGCGCGCCCTGCTGGATCCGGAGCACCGCCGGGCCGTGGTCGCCGCCCGGGACTCACCCATCGGCGTCGGCGACATGGACACCTCCCTCTACCTGCTGTTCGGCGAGATCCGCCGGCACTCCACCGTCGCCCTGTCCGGCGAGGCGGCGGACGAGGTCTTCGGCGGCTACCCCTGGTTCCACAACCCCCAGGCCCTCGCCGCGCGGACGTTCCCCTGGCTGCTGGTGACCGGCGACGAGGCCGCCATGCCCCTCGACCCGGACCTCGCCCGGACCCTGCGCATCGGCGAGTTCCGCGACGACACCTACCGCGACGCGCTCGCCGCCGTCCCCCACCTGGACGGAGAGGACGCCGTCGAGCACCGCCAGCGCGAGATGCAGCACCTGTCCCTGACCCGCTGGCTGCGCCAACTGCTGCATCGCAAGGACAGGTTGAGCATGGCCCAGGGCCTGGAGGTGCGCGTCCCCTACTGCGACCACCGCCTCGTCGAGTACGCCTTCAACACCCCGTGGGCACTGAAGAGCCACGACGGCCGGGAGAAGAGCCTGCTGCGCGCGACCGGCCGGGGCATCGTCCCCGAGTCGGTGCTGTGGCGGCCCAAGAACCACTACCCCGCCACGCACCACCCCGACTACAACCGCGGACTCAAGGATCTCGCCCGCGAAGCCCTGGACGCACCGCATGTGCGCGACATCGCCGACGAGGGCGTCATCAAGACCACCCTCGACACCCCCGCCGACCGGCTCCAGTGGGGCCACCGGCTGCGCCTGGAGCGGGTGGTGGACCTCGCGCTGTGGCTCGACCACCACCGTCCGGCGCTCTCCCTCTGA
- a CDS encoding cytochrome P450 family protein, translated as MTVPDQNHAPAAARCPVTGATATATADEPIPLHGTAYKSDPYDLYRQMRDAGPVHRVRFPSGIAAWLVTGYEAAHQALNDPRLGKNHALGNDNWRALASIMPEPQHSQLQVHLLHQDPPKHTDMRRLVLDAFAPRRIEALRPRFQQLADALVDALPHEGGADLVQGFAAHYPFQVLAEVIGLPAELAARFDRDWGKVVQPVGPHDPGRPAYEGRLRSLQTYIADVVAHKREHGEDDLLSRLVAARDRGELSQEELDSMIFQLLVAGQEPVTNQISTMLITLLRHPDQLARLRDTPGLLPRAIEELLRYDSAFELTTWRFFAEDSDLHGTRIPAGDSVIVSLCAANRDGRQFPDSDTLDLERSPNSHLAFGHGIHFCPGAALARAELQTALATLLRRLPGLRPAGDLDELAWIPAVLARGVNSLPVAYDRRS; from the coding sequence ATGACCGTCCCCGACCAGAACCATGCCCCCGCCGCGGCCCGCTGCCCCGTCACCGGCGCCACCGCCACCGCCACCGCCGACGAGCCGATACCGCTCCACGGGACCGCTTACAAGAGCGACCCCTACGACCTCTACCGGCAGATGCGCGACGCCGGGCCCGTCCACCGGGTGCGCTTCCCCTCCGGGATCGCCGCCTGGCTCGTCACCGGCTACGAGGCCGCCCACCAGGCCCTGAACGACCCCCGGCTCGGCAAGAACCACGCGCTGGGCAACGACAACTGGCGGGCGCTGGCCTCGATCATGCCCGAGCCCCAGCACTCGCAGCTCCAGGTGCACCTGCTGCACCAGGACCCGCCCAAGCACACCGACATGCGGCGACTCGTCCTGGACGCCTTCGCACCGCGCCGCATCGAGGCCCTGCGCCCGCGCTTCCAGCAGCTCGCCGACGCGCTCGTGGACGCCCTGCCGCACGAGGGCGGTGCCGACCTCGTCCAGGGCTTCGCCGCGCACTACCCCTTCCAGGTCCTCGCCGAGGTCATCGGCCTGCCCGCGGAACTCGCGGCCCGCTTCGACCGCGACTGGGGCAAGGTCGTCCAGCCCGTCGGCCCGCACGACCCCGGCCGCCCCGCCTACGAAGGCCGGCTGCGCTCCCTGCAGACGTACATCGCCGACGTCGTCGCCCACAAGCGCGAGCACGGGGAGGACGACCTCCTCTCCCGCCTGGTCGCCGCCAGGGACCGTGGGGAGCTCAGCCAGGAGGAACTCGACTCGATGATCTTCCAGCTCCTGGTCGCCGGCCAGGAGCCCGTCACCAACCAGATCAGCACCATGCTGATCACCCTGCTACGCCACCCCGACCAGCTCGCCCGGCTGCGCGACACTCCCGGGCTGCTGCCCCGAGCGATCGAGGAACTCCTGCGCTACGACAGCGCGTTCGAGCTGACCACCTGGCGGTTCTTCGCCGAGGACAGCGACCTGCACGGCACCCGCATCCCGGCCGGCGACTCCGTGATCGTCTCGCTGTGCGCCGCCAACCGCGACGGGCGGCAGTTCCCCGACTCCGACACCCTCGACCTGGAGCGCAGCCCCAACTCCCACCTCGCCTTCGGTCACGGCATCCACTTCTGCCCCGGCGCCGCCCTCGCCCGCGCCGAACTCCAGACCGCCCTCGCCACCCTGCTGCGGCGTCTGCCCGGCCTGCGGCCGGCGGGCGACCTCGACGAACTGGCGTGGATCCCCGCGGTCCTCGCCCGCGGGGTCAACAGCCTGCCCGTCGCCTACGACAGGCGCAGCTGA
- a CDS encoding isocyanide synthase family protein, which translates to MPPTGTVTPNTPAVEQTCAAVLELLLPHRRAADPDTPAPVDAFPEQLCQIADFVEAGDPIVFTLPGFPCKSPSPAKVLGHLPDEGERLSLTFLNDLCEAVRGVYPPGARMEICSDGHIFGDLIRVPDAHIDAYSDELAAVIRREHLHHLSVFDLRDVLGDLPHDEKRARVHARYAPTVEELRAEVKADDGTLALYRGITRFLIEDTADFTGTRSALQRECRQRAYGVIQRSRAWGDLIAEHHPRTVRLSIHPQRRGTAKFGIRLLDAEDAWTTPWHSAVLHRRDGGWELMRRSDAERLGRVVLRDGRPSHFETA; encoded by the coding sequence ATGCCGCCCACCGGCACCGTCACGCCGAACACGCCGGCCGTCGAGCAGACCTGCGCCGCCGTCCTGGAACTGCTCCTGCCCCACCGCCGCGCCGCCGACCCCGACACCCCGGCTCCCGTCGACGCCTTCCCCGAACAACTGTGCCAGATCGCCGATTTCGTCGAGGCAGGCGACCCGATCGTCTTCACCCTCCCCGGATTCCCCTGCAAGTCCCCGAGTCCCGCCAAGGTCCTCGGCCACCTCCCGGACGAAGGGGAGCGCCTCTCCCTCACCTTCCTCAACGACCTGTGCGAAGCCGTCCGCGGCGTGTACCCGCCCGGTGCGCGGATGGAGATCTGCTCCGACGGGCACATCTTCGGGGACCTGATCCGCGTCCCCGACGCTCACATCGACGCGTACTCCGACGAGCTGGCCGCCGTGATCCGCCGCGAACACCTGCACCACCTCTCGGTGTTCGACCTGCGCGATGTCCTCGGCGACCTCCCCCACGACGAGAAGCGCGCCCGTGTCCACGCGAGGTACGCCCCCACCGTCGAGGAGCTGCGGGCCGAGGTGAAGGCCGACGACGGCACCCTCGCGCTCTACCGGGGCATCACCCGCTTCCTCATCGAGGACACCGCGGACTTCACCGGCACCAGATCGGCTCTCCAGCGCGAGTGCAGACAGCGGGCCTACGGCGTCATCCAGCGCAGCCGGGCGTGGGGCGACCTGATCGCCGAGCACCACCCCCGGACCGTCCGCCTGTCCATCCACCCCCAGCGGCGCGGCACCGCCAAGTTCGGCATCCGGCTGCTCGACGCCGAGGACGCCTGGACCACCCCCTGGCACTCCGCCGTCCTGCACCGGCGCGACGGCGGCTGGGAGTTGATGCGGCGCAGCGACGCCGAGCGGCTCGGCCGCGTCGTCCTGCGCGACGGCCGACCGAGCCACTTCGAGACCGCTTAG
- a CDS encoding ABC transporter ATP-binding protein, with the protein MRITIDDVTVTLSGRDILSGIHLIAAEGEIAGLVGPNGSGKSTLLRTVYRHLKPRAGRVMLADRDVRAMTAPEAARHIAALPQERGSDFEFTVREVVAMGRSPYKRAFAGDDDLDREAVAAALRQVGLPEYGHRGFAALSGGERQRVLLARAFAQQPDVLVLDEPTNHLDVQHQVELLALLREQRRTTLISLHDLNAAASLCDRLHVLHQGAVVASGTPREVLTPELLATVFGVRAAVVEHPLTGDPLIAFDHHTPASLMGRAAAGSA; encoded by the coding sequence ATGAGAATCACCATCGACGACGTCACCGTCACCCTCTCCGGCCGCGACATCCTCTCCGGCATCCACCTGATCGCCGCCGAGGGCGAGATCGCCGGACTCGTCGGCCCCAACGGCAGCGGAAAATCCACCCTGCTCCGCACGGTCTACCGGCACCTGAAGCCCCGGGCGGGCCGGGTGATGCTGGCTGATCGGGACGTACGCGCCATGACCGCTCCCGAGGCGGCCCGCCACATCGCGGCGCTCCCCCAGGAACGCGGCAGCGACTTCGAGTTCACCGTCCGGGAGGTGGTGGCGATGGGCCGCTCCCCGTACAAACGGGCCTTCGCCGGGGACGACGACCTCGACCGGGAGGCGGTCGCCGCGGCTCTCCGGCAGGTGGGTCTCCCGGAGTACGGACACCGCGGCTTCGCCGCGCTGTCCGGCGGCGAGCGCCAGCGGGTCCTGCTCGCCAGGGCGTTCGCCCAACAACCGGACGTCCTCGTGCTGGACGAGCCCACCAACCACCTCGACGTGCAGCACCAGGTCGAACTCCTCGCCCTGCTGAGGGAACAGCGCCGCACCACCCTGATCTCGCTGCACGACCTCAACGCCGCCGCCTCGCTCTGCGACCGCCTGCACGTCCTGCACCAGGGCGCGGTGGTCGCTTCCGGCACACCCCGCGAGGTGCTCACCCCCGAACTCCTGGCGACGGTGTTCGGGGTCCGCGCGGCGGTGGTGGAGCACCCGCTCACCGGCGACCCGCTGATCGCCTTCGACCATCACACCCCCGCCTCGCTGATGGGCCGGGCGGCGGCGGGGTCGGCCTGA